The following DNA comes from Opitutaceae bacterium.
TCGGCGAACGGTTTGCTTTCGGGGGAGGGCGAGCGATAGAAAGTGCCCACCATTGGGGACTTGACGTAAATCACGCCCGCCTCATCGCCACCAGCGGTTGCCGGCGCGGCCAGGATCGGAGCGCCTGCCGACACGGGGGCAGCTTCGGTCGCCGGAATGAACGGAGCTGCGGAGGCCAGGGTATTCGAAACAACAGGGAACCCGGTGGGGCCTCTGCGGATCTTCAGCTTGAAGCCCTCTTCTTCGATCGCGAACTCGGAGAGTTCGGATCGCTTCATGAGGTCGATGATTTGTTTGATCTGTTTTAGGTCCAAGGTGGGCTTGGGTTGAATTGCGGACAGTCGCCCGGTGCACGTTAATGGTGCATTCAGGGGCGTCGTTCAAAAGAAGTTTCAAAAAAGAAGGCAATCTTCGAATTTTTGGGCAAAATCCGGGTAAAAGCGGCTGGAATTGGCGATTTCGACCGAGAATTGCTGCAAAAAGGAGCAATACTCGAAGCGAGAAGGCGGCTTCGTACAGAGCCGTTGGGAAGGGTGTTTTGCCTCTCCCGCGCTCAGAAGCGCGGGATTTCTGGCGAGGTTTATCCAGTGCTTGCAATTCGCCGTGCTTCCCGCGGTTAGGATGACCGTTTCGTAAAATCGGCTCAAAACTGAAGAGCATGAGGTAAGCCCTGCGTTATTGGGCGGCGTCACAGAGAAGCGCTCTTTCCCGCCGGATTCCGGGTATTCTTGGCGGCGCGAGTTGCCCACGAGCTCGCGTCTTTGACTCCTTTTGCGATGGGAACCCAGCGCTGCGATCCCTGATCCCGCGTGGTACGTCGCATCTGTGTGAGAGAGACTGGCGGGCGGTCGTCCGGCTCGCGGGTGGTTTATATGTGAGGGGGGCTGGGAAAGCGCCCGCCGAGGGATCCGGGTGGCCGTCCGCGGGAAGATCCTGCTGGATCTTTCCTCGGGACGGCGTGCAGCGAAAACTCCCGGGGATGGGTGCTTCGATATCCACAAGGAAGAGGAAGGGGAGCAGTGTGACCGCACCCGTGTATCCAATAATTGAATACATGGGAGTGTATGCATCGCGGAGCCCGCACTTTCGATGAAACTCTGCGACAAACTGACGACGACTTCGCAACGATTTCAACCGGCGTGGCAAAATTGTAAGTTCATAAATGATTTCACGTCAGGATCTTATGCGTCACGCATCACTTTCTTTAAAAAACGTCTTGTATCCCGCGATACGAAAAGCATTGTCCGCACTCCCTTCTGAACGAGGCGCCTGAAAAACGACTCGGATGAGGTAAGGTTCTTTCAAAAAACTTCTTGTTTGGTTGCCGAAACGGCTTCGAAAAAATCTAAAAATTCTTTCGAAAAAGTATTGACGGTGATCCTCAAAAAGTCTTTGGTCTTCCTTCCCTTCACTTGAAGGAGCTCTTTGAAATTTACTTTGTGCGATTGATTGGGACCCCCAATCAAAAACTTAAATATATGTGGTACCGAGTAATATCGGTACCCCAGTAGTTCAAGAATCACTAGGTTCTGAACTCT
Coding sequences within:
- the accB gene encoding acetyl-CoA carboxylase biotin carboxyl carrier protein encodes the protein MDLKQIKQIIDLMKRSELSEFAIEEEGFKLKIRRGPTGFPVVSNTLASAAPFIPATEAAPVSAGAPILAAPATAGGDEAGVIYVKSPMVGTFYRSPSPESKPFAEAGTKVTETSVVCIIEAMKIMNEIQAEVKGTVVEVLVENGQPVEYGQRLFKLKTT